One part of the Vibrio ponticus genome encodes these proteins:
- a CDS encoding phasin family protein: MYTDFFKNFNDQTEKQLEPYIKFNKLVTKNVEVVTELQLNAMKTYSEMGLTQMKAASEIKDATSLATFNSQQLTVLSKLSQQMVDDSNKLQSIAKEFKDDVEKLTSENLKTVNPA, from the coding sequence ATGTACACTGATTTTTTTAAGAATTTTAACGACCAAACTGAGAAGCAACTTGAACCGTACATCAAATTTAATAAGTTAGTGACGAAAAATGTTGAAGTCGTTACTGAACTACAACTAAATGCAATGAAGACCTACAGTGAAATGGGTCTAACTCAAATGAAAGCAGCGAGTGAGATTAAAGACGCGACTTCGCTGGCAACCTTCAACTCGCAGCAGTTGACAGTATTATCTAAACTATCTCAGCAAATGGTTGACGATAGCAACAAGCTACAAAGCATTGCCAAAGAATTTAAGGATGATGTTGAAAAACTTACCTCGGAAAATCTAAAGACAGTCAATCCAGCGTAA